The sequence CCGGGCGGCATTGTCGATCATGTCGAACAGCTTCTCGTCGCTCACGCCGGTCCGCTGAATGCGCGCGCGCCGTCCGAAGATCCGTCCGAACGTCTGGGCCGGGTCGATGCCCGGGACCGTGAAGCGGCCGATGCCGAACATGTGGTTCTTGGCGCGCAAGCTGGCCTGCATCGACTGGCGGTCGACGGTCTTGATCGTGAGATTGATGCCGGCCTCCTTCAGTTGCGCCTGCATGAGTTGGGCGACCGTCGAATCGGGCTCACGCTTGATGATGTCCAGTCGCGCGTCAAGGCCACTCCCGTGCCCGGCCTCGGCCAGCAGCTTCTTCGCCCGCGCGGGATCATGGCCGTACTTTTCCAGAGTGGCGTCAAACACCCAGTTCTGGTTGGGGATCAGGGTCGGGGTGACCTGCCCTCGGCCGAGGGTGATGACCTTCATCATTGTTTGACGATCGAGGCCGAACAGGACCGCCTGTCTCAGCCGGATGTCGTCGAACGGCGGCTTGGAAATGTTGAACGCGAACATGACGTGCCGGCCATTGCCGGTGCGCACGAGCCGGAGGTTGGCATCGCCGCTCACCGTCTTCAGATCCCGGGCCGAGACCGTGTCGATGACCTGGACGTTGCCGGACTTGACTTCGATGACCTTCACCGCGCTCTTCTTGATGAACCGGACGATGACGCTGTCGAGATAGGGCAACGGTTTTCCGTCGGCGCCGTTCCGCCAGTAATTCGGGTTGCGTTCGAGGACGATCCTGGAGCCCGATTGCCAACTGGCGAACTTGAAGGGGCCGGTCCCGGACGGGTTCCTGCCATAATCCTGCCCGTGCTTCTCGATGGCGGCGGGCGACGCAATCAGGCCGGCGAAGGCGATGGCCGGTAGCGCGGCCGAACTCGGCGCCTTGAGATTGATCCGCAATTCGTAGGGACCGCGCACTTCCACCCCCGTGATCGCCGACAAGTCGGAGGCCCGCGGCGCGTTCAGTTCCTTCGAGAGCGCGCGACGGAAAGTCACCGCCGCGGCTTCCGCGTTGAACGCCGTGCCGTCATGGAACTTCACGCCTTGCCGCAATGTGAAGTCGATGGATTTCTTGTCTTCGGTAAACTTCCAACTCGTCGCCAGCCCGGGTCCGACTTCGCCGCTCCCGGTGATGTCCAGGAGCGACTCATAGATCTGCCGCCAGACGTAGTGGTCCAGATTGCCCCCGTCACCGAACAACGGGTCAAGGGATTTCGGCTCCAGTACGGTTGCGCCGACAATCGTTCCGCCTCGTACCGGCTTGTCCTGGGCAAAGGCCGGGTATGCCGCGGCGACGGATACGAACATCCCGATGGCGAGCAGCACGGACAGGTTACGCGCGCGTCGCGTTCCCCGGTTTGCAATATTCATAGTCAACCTTTCCGACCTGTGGTTGTGAGTCGTGTGGGTCCTTAATGTGAAAGGAGCGCGACGTTAACAAAATAGGCGGGCGCGTGTCAAATTTGCGAGGAGCCGAAGGCCCACCACGAGCGCCCCGGATCGGTGTCCAGTCGGGGTGCGATCATTACCCGCCGCACCCTACAAATACCCCGCTTCCCGATAGTACCGCTCCGCACCCGGATGCAGCGGTATGCACATCGGCCCCTCTTCCGTGTCCCGGCAAATCCGGCTCATGTCGAACCGGTCGCCGTCCACCGGCATGGTGTCCTTCCTGGCCTCGATGGCCTTGACCACGGCGTAGGCGAGTTCGTCGGGAAAGTTCGCCCGACAGAAGAGCGGCCAGCCGCCGAACTCCAGGGCGGGGACGTCCGCGTCCAGCGCCGGGAACGCGGACTTGGGAATCGTCGATCTACGAAAACCCAGTTGCGCCATTTCGGCGAACACCGACGGCTGCAACGGCAGCAGGACCATGTCCCGGGCCAGGGCGTCGGCGGTCCAGCCGGTGATGCCCTCGTCGAACACGGCGTCATAGGCGCCTTGCTCGATGCCCTCCATGCGCCGCGGGTGCGAGGGGACCGGTACTTGGTCCACCGTGCCGCCCCATTGCTCCACATCCTCGAGGCTCCAGCCGCAAAGACTCAGGATCCGCCGGATCGTGAACTCCGTGGTTCCTTCAGGGCCTTGTCCCCGGGTGGACAGCCTGAGCGGAAGTTTCTTCTCGCCGATTTCTTCGAGGGAGCGCACGCCGAGGTCTCTCCGGACCGCGAAGGCGATCTTGTCCCAGGAGGGGAAGACCGCGAGATTGCGGATGTCGATCTTCTCCGAATAGGGAGCCAACCCGTTCAGGGCCATATAGGAGACCGGCGAAGGGTTGAGGAAAGCCAGGTCCACCTCCCCGGCGGCCAGCAGCCTGGGCGCCTCGAACCCGCCGAGCCGGCTGTTGCCGACGCCGTACGAGACGATGATCTCCGAGCCGTC comes from Deltaproteobacteria bacterium and encodes:
- a CDS encoding ABC transporter substrate-binding protein — encoded protein: MNIANRGTRRARNLSVLLAIGMFVSVAAAYPAFAQDKPVRGGTIVGATVLEPKSLDPLFGDGGNLDHYVWRQIYESLLDITGSGEVGPGLATSWKFTEDKKSIDFTLRQGVKFHDGTAFNAEAAAVTFRRALSKELNAPRASDLSAITGVEVRGPYELRINLKAPSSAALPAIAFAGLIASPAAIEKHGQDYGRNPSGTGPFKFASWQSGSRIVLERNPNYWRNGADGKPLPYLDSVIVRFIKKSAVKVIEVKSGNVQVIDTVSARDLKTVSGDANLRLVRTGNGRHVMFAFNISKPPFDDIRLRQAVLFGLDRQTMMKVITLGRGQVTPTLIPNQNWVFDATLEKYGHDPARAKKLLAEAGHGSGLDARLDIIKREPDSTVAQLMQAQLKEAGINLTIKTVDRQSMQASLRAKNHMFGIGRFTVPGIDPAQTFGRIFGRRARIQRTGVSDEKLFDMIDNAARQTDQSVRKGLYREIQAYLVDNALYGFLFFMESSQVERTSVKNLK